Proteins encoded in a region of the Clostridium butyricum genome:
- a CDS encoding NAD-dependent epimerase/dehydratase family protein yields the protein MKKVVVTGATGIIGISLIKYLIINSIEVLAICRPKSDKIKNIPKNNLVKIIECDIDNLSSVSERINEKYDTFFHFAWSGTFGDSRNDVYMQNLNIQYTLDAVKLANYLGCDTFIGAGSQAEYGIINQDLSSNTLTNPSTGYGIAKYSAGKLSAIYSKKLNMRHIWVRILSVYGPNDNNYTMIISTINKLLNGERAEFTKAEQMWDYLYCDDAARALYLIAINGIDQRTYILGSGVCKSLKEYIRIITNHIGNGCEVEFGKIPYSENQVMYLCADLLELTKDTGFIPMIDFEEGIQKTIEFCKSTII from the coding sequence ATGAAAAAGGTAGTAGTAACTGGAGCAACTGGAATTATAGGTATATCTTTAATAAAATACCTTATAATAAATTCTATAGAGGTGCTTGCAATTTGCAGACCAAAATCAGATAAAATAAAAAATATTCCTAAAAATAATTTAGTAAAGATTATAGAGTGTGATATTGATAACTTATCATCGGTATCAGAAAGAATTAATGAAAAATATGATACTTTTTTTCATTTTGCATGGTCTGGAACTTTTGGAGATAGTAGAAATGATGTGTATATGCAAAATTTGAATATACAATATACATTAGATGCAGTTAAATTGGCAAATTATTTAGGGTGTGATACATTTATTGGTGCTGGCTCTCAAGCTGAATATGGAATAATAAATCAAGATTTATCCTCTAATACATTAACTAATCCTTCAACAGGATATGGAATTGCAAAGTATTCAGCAGGAAAATTAAGTGCTATTTATTCAAAAAAACTTAATATGAGGCATATATGGGTTCGTATATTGAGTGTATATGGCCCTAATGATAATAATTATACTATGATAATTTCTACAATAAATAAATTACTTAATGGGGAAAGGGCTGAATTTACAAAAGCTGAACAAATGTGGGATTATTTATATTGTGATGATGCAGCAAGAGCGTTATATTTAATTGCTATTAATGGCATAGATCAACGTACTTATATATTAGGAAGTGGAGTATGTAAATCACTTAAGGAATATATAAGGATAATAACCAATCATATTGGAAATGGTTGTGAAGTAGAATTTGGGAAAATACCATATTCTGAAAATCAAGTAATGTATTTGTGTGCGGATTTATTAGAGTTAACAAAAGACACAGGGTTCATACCTATGATTGATTTTGAAGAAGGAATACAAAAAACTATAGAATTTTGTAAATCTACTATTATATGA
- a CDS encoding AroB-related putative sugar phosphate phospholyase (cyclizing): protein MIIHSNLKKYEVVMEKDFKFIDDLKKIQNKIFVVDRKVYSLYREALFSDLKNDEIYLLDALEEKKTIDTALNICERFIQMNAKKNAVIISIGGGIVQDITGFVANILYRGIKWIFIPTTLLACCDSCIGSKTSLNYKNYKNILGTFYPPDKIYICSEFLKTLSDLDFNSGLGEVIKFNVMSGSNEIEDIENNIENLKLRNPDILNKFINKSLEFKKIFIEKDEFDKADRMYLNFAHTFGHAIEATSKYKIPHGIAVVLGMLVANRISVERGILSLDLSDRIARICRSVLKIKIEDNWFIVEQIIDAIRKDKKQTSESLTAILLDNNFKLRVYNNISKAELQSSFKYINNFVL, encoded by the coding sequence ATGATTATACATTCAAATTTAAAAAAATATGAAGTGGTTATGGAAAAAGATTTTAAATTTATTGATGATTTGAAAAAAATACAAAATAAAATATTTGTTGTTGATAGAAAAGTATATAGCTTATATAGAGAAGCGTTATTTAGTGACTTAAAGAATGATGAGATTTATTTGTTAGATGCATTAGAAGAAAAAAAAACTATAGATACAGCACTTAATATTTGTGAAAGATTTATACAAATGAACGCAAAAAAAAATGCAGTAATTATATCTATAGGTGGAGGAATAGTTCAGGATATTACAGGGTTTGTTGCTAATATTCTATACCGAGGAATTAAATGGATATTTATTCCTACTACGCTTTTAGCATGTTGTGATAGCTGCATTGGCTCAAAAACTTCATTGAATTATAAAAATTATAAAAACATTCTAGGAACATTCTATCCACCTGATAAGATTTATATATGTTCAGAATTTTTAAAAACATTATCCGATTTAGATTTTAATAGTGGTTTGGGAGAAGTTATTAAATTTAATGTTATGTCTGGTAGTAATGAGATAGAAGATATAGAGAACAATATTGAAAATTTAAAATTAAGAAATCCTGATATACTAAATAAATTTATAAACAAATCATTAGAATTTAAGAAAATATTTATCGAAAAGGATGAGTTTGATAAAGCTGATCGAATGTATTTGAATTTTGCGCATACTTTTGGACATGCTATAGAAGCAACGAGTAAATATAAAATACCACATGGGATTGCTGTGGTTTTAGGTATGCTTGTAGCCAATCGAATATCTGTTGAAAGGGGTATTTTGAGTTTGGATTTATCAGATAGAATAGCAAGAATATGTAGAAGTGTATTAAAAATAAAAATAGAAGATAATTGGTTTATTGTTGAACAAATTATTGATGCTATTAGAAAAGATAAAAAGCAAACTAGTGAGAGTTTAACAGCAATACTTTTAGATAATAATTTTAAATTAAGAGTATACAATAATATAAGCAAAGCTGAATTACAAAGTAGTTTTAAATATATAAATAATTTTGTATTATAA